A part of Geothrix oryzae genomic DNA contains:
- a CDS encoding class I SAM-dependent rRNA methyltransferase yields MNLPRWPYPLLRLKPGKEGLMSKRHPWVFSGAVARPSDFHLVRLADDSGQVLGVGTASPANPLAARIFRFEDAPLDEAFFRARFESALTLRKELGLWDPEGGCRWIFGEGDGLPGLVVDRYAQALVLQVGTAGLELLREVWWPILFEIGKREGLTAFVERSQSGRREEGLDPVNRLLKGSLSGPITVREGGARLTVDLLRGQKTGFFLDQREHRLQVGRVAQGRRVLNAFGYTGGFSIHAGLGGAAEVATLDISAAALDQAERDWAANGLDPAAHLRMEGDAFELMRQLEPMAWDRVIVDPPAFAKQRKDVDKAFKAYKDVFRLGARATAPGGMLWCFSCSQHLDRMRFQEAVWTALLEAGREARVLAHLGQPSDHPYSLNHPEGFYLKGLWLSLS; encoded by the coding sequence ATGAACCTGCCGCGTTGGCCCTACCCCCTGCTCCGACTGAAGCCCGGCAAAGAGGGGCTGATGTCCAAGCGCCACCCCTGGGTCTTCTCCGGGGCCGTGGCGCGACCTTCGGACTTCCACCTCGTGCGGCTGGCCGATGATTCCGGGCAGGTGCTCGGCGTCGGCACGGCGAGCCCGGCGAACCCCCTGGCGGCCCGGATCTTCCGCTTCGAGGACGCGCCCCTCGACGAGGCGTTTTTCCGGGCCCGCTTCGAATCGGCCCTGACCCTGCGCAAGGAGCTGGGCCTGTGGGATCCGGAAGGCGGCTGCCGCTGGATCTTCGGCGAGGGCGACGGCCTGCCGGGGCTGGTGGTGGACCGCTACGCCCAGGCCCTGGTGCTCCAGGTGGGCACGGCGGGACTGGAGCTTCTGCGCGAGGTCTGGTGGCCCATCCTCTTCGAGATCGGCAAGCGCGAGGGCCTGACCGCCTTCGTGGAGCGCAGCCAGTCCGGCCGCCGGGAGGAAGGCCTCGATCCCGTGAACCGCCTGCTGAAAGGCAGCCTGAGCGGCCCCATCACGGTCCGGGAGGGGGGCGCGCGCCTCACCGTGGACCTGCTGCGCGGCCAGAAGACGGGCTTTTTCCTGGATCAGCGGGAGCACCGGCTCCAGGTGGGCCGGGTGGCCCAGGGGCGGCGGGTCCTCAACGCCTTCGGCTACACCGGCGGCTTCAGCATCCACGCGGGCCTGGGTGGCGCCGCGGAAGTGGCCACGCTCGACATCAGCGCCGCGGCGCTGGACCAGGCGGAGCGCGATTGGGCCGCCAACGGCCTGGATCCCGCCGCGCACCTCCGCATGGAGGGCGACGCCTTCGAGCTGATGCGGCAACTGGAACCCATGGCCTGGGACCGCGTCATCGTGGATCCGCCTGCTTTCGCCAAGCAGCGCAAGGATGTGGACAAGGCCTTCAAGGCCTACAAGGATGTCTTCCGCCTCGGCGCCCGGGCCACCGCGCCCGGCGGCATGCTCTGGTGCTTCTCCTGCAGCCAGCACCTGGACCGGATGCGCTTCCAGGAGGCCGTGTGGACGGCCCTGCTGGAGGCCGGCCGCGAGGCCCGCGTGCTGGCCCATCTGGGGCAGCCCAGCGACCATCCCTATTCGCTCAACCATCCCGAAGGGTTCTACCTCAAGGGGCTGTGGTTGAGCCTGAGCTGA
- a CDS encoding ABC transporter substrate-binding protein, whose protein sequence is MYWRRLILLTCLLCGLGAAEPIRVAVDEWTTVNPLLMSRDTDGEAVDLIFDRLVTLDAEGNFIPELLQSWTILKGGREVVLELRPGMTWHDGAPIEAEDLVFTWRTLRLPQVRAIADTVGGVASLDSLVAEGPLRVRIRLSRPRGTLLSDLYNFIPVPRRHYQMGAKPMAAPVNFQPVGSGPYRIVERATTKHLKLERWDGYRGAHPGSWPAFEFSDPTAEKSTAKAILEGRFHYAATSALSHYLVRKGALGAGHLQVYSVPQAAFGAFFLNCDPKRSLLGELALREALAELTPWQEFARARQFFPARLASSFWPPENWAHDPEPRPLPQAERAETILEAAGWHMGSGGVRRDAKGRTLSLVAYEQVNSTTRSMARLLAERAAKVGIRIEVRKLTFQALTEKSAEHEGDIWSYGWTTSLDPDVDAPLFTRDGYRTKANVSGYLNPEVDRLFDEGRHTLDPEARRKLYLKLSEIIWRDKPVIPLNYNLARILATRRLQGVSFNVLGQAYGFWPGKRGWTLAD, encoded by the coding sequence ATGTACTGGCGCCGCCTGATCCTGCTGACCTGCCTGCTCTGCGGCCTGGGCGCCGCGGAGCCGATCCGCGTGGCCGTGGACGAATGGACGACCGTCAACCCCCTGCTCATGTCCCGCGATACGGACGGAGAAGCGGTGGACCTCATTTTCGACCGCCTGGTGACCCTGGACGCGGAAGGAAACTTCATTCCCGAGCTGCTGCAGAGCTGGACCATCCTCAAGGGCGGCCGCGAAGTGGTCCTGGAGCTGCGGCCAGGCATGACCTGGCATGACGGCGCGCCCATTGAGGCGGAGGATCTGGTCTTCACCTGGCGGACCCTGAGGCTCCCCCAGGTCCGCGCCATCGCGGACACGGTCGGCGGCGTGGCCAGCCTGGACAGCCTGGTGGCCGAGGGGCCGCTCCGGGTGCGGATCCGGCTCTCCCGGCCGCGGGGGACCCTCCTCTCGGACCTCTACAACTTCATCCCGGTCCCCCGGCGCCACTACCAGATGGGGGCGAAGCCCATGGCCGCGCCAGTGAACTTCCAGCCCGTCGGTTCGGGTCCCTACCGGATCGTGGAGCGGGCCACCACCAAGCACCTGAAGCTCGAACGCTGGGACGGGTACCGCGGCGCCCATCCGGGCTCCTGGCCCGCCTTCGAGTTCAGCGACCCCACCGCCGAGAAATCCACGGCCAAGGCGATCCTGGAGGGGCGGTTCCACTACGCGGCCACCAGCGCCCTGTCCCACTACCTGGTGCGGAAGGGCGCCCTGGGAGCGGGGCATCTCCAGGTCTATTCCGTGCCCCAGGCCGCCTTCGGGGCCTTTTTCCTGAACTGTGATCCGAAGCGCAGCCTGCTGGGCGAGCTGGCCCTTCGGGAGGCCCTGGCGGAACTGACCCCCTGGCAGGAGTTTGCGCGAGCCCGCCAGTTCTTCCCCGCCCGCCTGGCCTCCTCGTTCTGGCCACCGGAGAACTGGGCCCACGACCCTGAACCGAGGCCGCTGCCCCAGGCTGAGCGCGCAGAAACGATCCTGGAAGCAGCTGGATGGCACATGGGATCCGGCGGCGTCCGGCGGGATGCGAAGGGGCGGACCCTCTCCCTCGTGGCCTACGAGCAGGTCAATTCCACGACCCGCAGCATGGCGCGGCTCCTGGCGGAACGGGCCGCCAAGGTGGGCATCCGCATCGAGGTGCGGAAGCTGACCTTCCAGGCCCTGACCGAGAAGTCCGCCGAACACGAGGGCGACATCTGGTCCTACGGGTGGACCACCTCTCTGGATCCCGATGTGGACGCCCCCCTCTTCACCCGGGATGGCTACCGCACCAAGGCCAATGTCAGCGGATACCTGAACCCGGAGGTGGATCGGCTCTTCGACGAAGGGCGGCACACGCTGGATCCGGAGGCCCGCCGGAAGCTCTACCTGAAGCTCTCCGAGATCATCTGGCGGGACAAGCCGGTGATCCCCCTCAACTACAATCTGGCGAGGATCCTGGCGACCCGGCGGCTGCAGGGCGTGTCCTTCAATGTGCTGGGGCAGGCCTACGGCTTCTGGCCCGGCAAGCGGGGCTGGACGCTGGCGGACTGA
- a CDS encoding aspartate:alanine exchanger family transporter, translated as MIEQVLFFFAHNPLLMLFAVVALGYPISKIRIAGASFGIASILFAGIALGALVMAPGLDAGLKKDISKEMKLVYELGLAVFVYAMGLSISHSFWAAFSREGMKKNAVVFLVMLASTGFVVLLARLLGFNARYAAGLLTGSFTNMPALAGVIERVKTMAGVGPVELAQPTVASAIAYPIGVLVPMLIILISSKVFRVNLQEEADGLKDYQTGHQKLEVWTLRVTKPEAESLTKREIRAAGRFHVVFGRVLRKAELLLPGPEFRLKLDDLVTVVGSPDDLIQVEALIGERSHVELDRDQSALDATRVFVSRWDVVGVPLGKLDLVNKHQAIITRVRRGDLWFVPDGDTVLELGDRVRVTTRRDNIEAIEEFFGDSYRALSEVSFLTFAMGLAAGLALGQLPIPLGHGIVFKLGFAGGPLAVALILGRFHRIGPLVWNFPYSANHTIRQFGLVLFAAGIGVISGEGFRAIMSKDASVLPLFLGAAFLVCLVADSLTMLLGYKVFRIPLNIMFGIVAGTHTQPVVLGYANHHTGNDLPNVGFATVYPLATILKIVLAQVLLALIP; from the coding sequence ATGATCGAGCAGGTTCTCTTCTTCTTCGCACACAACCCGCTGTTGATGCTGTTCGCGGTGGTGGCACTGGGCTACCCCATCAGCAAGATCCGCATCGCCGGAGCGTCCTTCGGCATCGCCAGCATCCTCTTCGCGGGGATCGCCCTGGGCGCGCTGGTGATGGCGCCGGGCCTGGACGCCGGCCTGAAGAAGGACATCTCCAAGGAGATGAAGCTGGTCTATGAGCTGGGTCTGGCGGTGTTCGTCTACGCCATGGGCCTCTCCATCTCCCACAGCTTCTGGGCCGCCTTCAGCCGCGAGGGGATGAAGAAGAACGCGGTGGTCTTCCTGGTGATGCTGGCCTCCACGGGCTTCGTGGTGCTGCTCGCCCGCCTGCTGGGCTTCAACGCCCGCTACGCCGCGGGCCTGCTCACGGGCAGCTTCACCAACATGCCGGCCCTGGCGGGTGTCATCGAGCGCGTGAAGACCATGGCGGGCGTGGGGCCCGTGGAACTGGCCCAGCCCACCGTGGCCTCCGCCATCGCCTACCCCATCGGCGTGCTGGTGCCCATGCTGATCATCCTCATCAGCTCGAAGGTGTTCCGCGTGAACCTGCAGGAGGAGGCCGACGGCCTCAAGGACTACCAGACCGGGCACCAGAAGCTGGAGGTCTGGACGCTGCGGGTGACGAAGCCCGAGGCCGAATCCCTGACCAAGCGCGAGATCCGCGCGGCGGGCCGCTTCCATGTGGTCTTCGGCCGGGTGCTGCGCAAGGCGGAGCTGCTGCTGCCGGGGCCAGAGTTCCGGCTGAAGCTGGATGACCTGGTGACGGTCGTGGGATCGCCGGATGACCTGATCCAGGTGGAGGCCCTCATCGGCGAGCGCAGCCATGTGGAGCTGGACCGCGACCAGAGCGCCCTCGACGCCACGCGGGTGTTCGTGTCGCGCTGGGATGTAGTGGGCGTCCCCCTCGGGAAGCTCGACCTCGTGAACAAGCACCAAGCCATCATCACCCGCGTCCGCCGGGGCGACCTCTGGTTCGTGCCGGACGGCGACACGGTGCTGGAGCTGGGTGACCGCGTGCGGGTGACCACGCGCCGGGACAACATCGAGGCCATCGAGGAGTTCTTCGGCGACAGCTATCGGGCCCTCAGCGAGGTGAGCTTCCTCACCTTCGCCATGGGGCTGGCCGCCGGCCTCGCCCTGGGCCAGCTGCCCATCCCCCTCGGGCACGGCATCGTCTTCAAGCTGGGCTTCGCGGGCGGCCCCCTGGCCGTGGCGCTGATCCTCGGCCGCTTCCACCGCATCGGGCCCCTGGTCTGGAACTTCCCCTACAGCGCCAACCACACCATCCGGCAGTTCGGCCTGGTGCTGTTCGCCGCGGGCATCGGCGTGATCTCCGGCGAGGGCTTCCGGGCCATCATGTCGAAGGACGCATCGGTGCTCCCCCTCTTCCTGGGGGCGGCCTTCCTGGTCTGCCTCGTGGCGGATTCCCTGACGATGCTGCTGGGCTACAAGGTGTTCCGCATCCCGCTCAACATCATGTTCGGCATCGTGGCGGGTACCCACACCCAGCCGGTGGTGCTGGGCTATGCGAACCATCACACGGGCAACGACCTGCCCAATGTGGGCTTTGCGACCGTCTATCCCCTGGCCACGATCCTCAAGATCGTCCTGGCCCAGGTGCTGCTGGCGCTGATTCCCTGA
- the ttcA gene encoding tRNA 2-thiocytidine(32) synthetase TtcA, which translates to MSNPCALPSLALPPTEAELKALPQLEKKIARRVGETNAAYKLIEEGDRILVAVSGGKDSWALLDVLERLRKRAPVAFTVDAVTVDPGFPQFNPDPIAETCERLGVPHHIIPAPIDKMVRAKPEELPCIICSRLRRGVLYSFAKQHGYSKIALGHHLDDLIETLLINLFFEGRLSTMPLRLVSDDGANTVIRPLGTCEERDLQRYAWLRGFPIVPCGCPLCGCSSLESRRKQVKELIAAMETSIPRLKASMLGAMGNVKLSHLLDLNLGALHAKGVDEAVERLG; encoded by the coding sequence ATGAGCAATCCCTGCGCCCTCCCCAGCCTGGCCCTGCCGCCCACCGAGGCCGAGCTCAAGGCCCTGCCCCAGCTCGAGAAGAAGATCGCCCGCCGCGTGGGCGAGACCAATGCCGCCTACAAGCTCATCGAAGAGGGTGACCGCATCCTGGTGGCCGTGAGCGGCGGCAAGGATTCCTGGGCCCTGCTGGATGTCCTGGAGCGGCTGCGCAAGCGGGCGCCCGTGGCCTTCACCGTCGATGCCGTCACCGTGGATCCGGGCTTCCCCCAGTTCAATCCCGACCCCATCGCCGAGACCTGCGAGCGCCTGGGCGTGCCCCACCACATCATCCCCGCCCCCATCGACAAGATGGTGCGCGCCAAACCCGAAGAGCTGCCCTGCATCATCTGCTCGCGGCTGCGCCGCGGCGTGCTCTACTCCTTCGCCAAGCAGCACGGCTACTCGAAGATCGCCCTGGGCCACCACCTGGACGACCTGATCGAGACGCTGCTCATCAACCTGTTCTTCGAGGGCCGCCTGAGCACCATGCCCCTGCGCTTGGTGAGCGATGATGGCGCCAACACCGTCATCCGCCCGCTCGGCACCTGCGAGGAGAGGGATCTCCAGCGCTACGCCTGGCTGCGCGGCTTCCCCATCGTGCCCTGCGGCTGCCCCCTCTGCGGCTGCTCCAGCCTGGAGAGCCGCCGCAAGCAGGTGAAGGAACTCATCGCCGCCATGGAGACGAGCATTCCCCGCCTGAAAGCCTCCATGCTCGGCGCCATGGGCAATGTGAAGCTGAGCCATCTGCTGGACCTGAACCTCGGGGCCCTGCACGCCAAGGGCGTGGATGAGGCCGTGGAGCGGCTGGGGTAG
- a CDS encoding alkaline phosphatase family protein has product MRVSTVLAIAFSAALQAAPPVLMLSADGLGANQFSARTMPGLWALSEQGRRGEGLPPFPATTFNGHVTLATGCWPEHHGVVANGYLDPATKTLVPTASRTEDVQREPLWVAATRSGVRTAVFQWVGATGPWEGVSPWRLETFRVGRPDSEALAFSEAALKDGAGLVMTYLSGTDEEGHLQGPHSAEAEAKLKRMDEELAPWLRRMQAEHPGLRVIVAADHGMAPMRRRIHLPTLLDGIRSELITHGGSAYIYLQNPKDAPRALSRLRGAGLQAWTRDRVPTRYHLSGNPRVGDLVVLAKEGQWLSKARSSREEQDERHGRHGAHAYTSETPAMHTWLIVLGAGRGPLGPVPLWDLAPTVASWLDLHWARQPDGKAVPSLVK; this is encoded by the coding sequence ATGCGTGTTTCCACCGTCCTCGCCATCGCCTTCTCCGCCGCCCTGCAGGCCGCGCCGCCCGTGCTCATGCTCAGCGCGGACGGACTGGGCGCGAACCAGTTCAGCGCCCGCACCATGCCGGGGCTCTGGGCGCTGTCGGAACAGGGTCGGCGCGGAGAGGGCCTGCCGCCCTTCCCCGCCACCACCTTCAACGGCCATGTGACCCTGGCCACGGGCTGCTGGCCTGAGCACCACGGGGTCGTCGCCAACGGCTACCTGGATCCGGCCACGAAGACCCTGGTCCCCACGGCTTCCCGCACCGAGGATGTCCAGCGGGAGCCCCTCTGGGTGGCCGCCACCCGCAGCGGCGTGCGCACGGCCGTCTTCCAGTGGGTGGGTGCCACGGGCCCCTGGGAGGGCGTCAGCCCCTGGCGCCTCGAGACCTTCCGCGTGGGGCGGCCGGATTCGGAGGCCCTCGCCTTCAGCGAAGCCGCGCTCAAGGACGGTGCCGGGCTCGTCATGACCTACCTCTCAGGCACCGACGAGGAGGGCCACCTCCAGGGTCCCCACAGTGCCGAGGCCGAGGCCAAGCTGAAGCGCATGGACGAAGAGCTGGCGCCCTGGCTCCGCCGCATGCAGGCCGAGCATCCGGGTCTGCGCGTCATCGTCGCCGCCGACCATGGCATGGCGCCCATGCGCCGCCGCATCCACCTGCCCACGCTGCTGGATGGCATCCGCAGCGAGCTCATCACCCACGGTGGCAGCGCCTACATCTACCTGCAGAACCCCAAGGATGCGCCCCGGGCCCTGTCCCGCCTGCGCGGGGCCGGACTCCAGGCCTGGACCCGGGACCGCGTGCCCACCCGGTACCACCTGTCGGGCAACCCCCGGGTGGGCGACCTGGTGGTGCTGGCCAAGGAGGGACAGTGGCTCTCGAAGGCCCGATCCAGCCGCGAGGAGCAGGATGAGCGCCATGGCCGCCACGGTGCCCACGCCTATACCTCCGAGACCCCGGCCATGCACACCTGGCTCATCGTGCTCGGCGCCGGCCGCGGCCCCCTCGGCCCGGTGCCGCTCTGGGACCTCGCCCCCACCGTGGCCTCCTGGCTGGATCTCCACTGGGCCCGGCAGCCGGACGGGAAGGCCGTGCCCAGCCTGGTGAAGTGA
- a CDS encoding Rrf2 family transcriptional regulator, which produces MKISARGRYSMQALFDLAHHSHGQPVPLHVIAERQKLSLPFLEQIFNKLKKAGVVASVRGPKGGYILTRPCNQVSVGEILRLTDSSFYAVAKEDPRAANQALMADERMSLMLWNRLSDHISAFMEKVTFADLCSETSSNSCPDCTCPEYVKDVQGQISRGERKACGVI; this is translated from the coding sequence GTGAAGATCTCGGCCCGAGGCAGGTACAGCATGCAGGCCCTGTTCGACCTGGCCCACCACAGCCACGGCCAGCCGGTGCCCCTGCATGTGATCGCCGAGCGCCAGAAGCTCTCCCTGCCCTTTCTGGAGCAGATCTTCAACAAGCTCAAGAAGGCCGGCGTCGTCGCCAGCGTGCGCGGCCCCAAGGGCGGCTACATCCTCACGCGGCCCTGCAACCAGGTGAGCGTGGGCGAGATCCTGCGCCTTACGGACAGCAGCTTCTACGCCGTGGCGAAGGAGGATCCCAGGGCCGCCAACCAGGCGCTCATGGCCGATGAGCGCATGAGCCTCATGCTTTGGAACCGCCTCTCCGACCACATCTCCGCCTTCATGGAGAAGGTGACCTTCGCCGACCTGTGCTCCGAGACCTCCAGCAACTCCTGTCCGGACTGCACCTGCCCTGAATATGTCAAGGATGTCCAGGGCCAGATCAGCCGCGGCGAGCGCAAAGCCTGCGGCGTGATCTGA
- a CDS encoding thioredoxin family protein gives MKPALLALGTLGLLAQPPGPVPASLPAALPGGQLVDAKDHLPLLLGETTPKAILAHRAIFRDTLAKVQLTPPLKARWKGVSRPLTLVAVFGSWCGDSHYQLPDLLALEAEPNPFIEVHYLGVNRDKAVEAVAWPKGCVPQKVVRVPTFYLFATQPGGQQKLVGSVVENPPRAGQRMAEALVELVETAAAQP, from the coding sequence ATGAAACCTGCCCTTCTGGCTCTCGGAACCCTGGGACTGCTGGCCCAGCCGCCCGGCCCGGTCCCCGCCTCCCTGCCGGCGGCCCTCCCCGGCGGACAGCTGGTGGACGCCAAGGACCACCTGCCCCTGTTGCTGGGCGAGACGACGCCGAAGGCCATCCTGGCCCACCGCGCCATCTTCCGGGACACCCTGGCCAAGGTGCAGCTCACGCCGCCCCTGAAGGCCCGCTGGAAGGGTGTGAGCCGACCCCTGACCCTGGTGGCGGTCTTCGGCTCCTGGTGCGGCGACAGCCACTACCAGCTGCCCGATCTGCTGGCGCTCGAGGCGGAACCCAACCCGTTCATCGAGGTCCACTACCTGGGAGTCAACCGGGACAAGGCCGTCGAGGCGGTCGCGTGGCCCAAGGGCTGCGTCCCCCAGAAAGTGGTCCGGGTGCCGACCTTCTACCTGTTCGCCACCCAGCCCGGCGGCCAGCAGAAGCTGGTGGGATCCGTGGTGGAGAACCCCCCGCGGGCCGGGCAGCGCATGGCCGAGGCCCTGGTGGAGCTGGTCGAGACGGCCGCCGCCCAGCCCTGA
- a CDS encoding tetratricopeptide repeat protein produces MGIPLLPAFLVCTLALATVPESGAAPTSWRPYDLGQHQRRVATRVPGAQAAFDQGLVWAYAFNHEAAVRAFQEALRLDPGCAMAWWGLALVNGPHINNPTMDEAQAKAAWEALSQAQKRADGAPPVERALIEALGARYALPNPADRSALDAAYAQAMGRVAARFPKDADVAALHAEALMDTRPWDQWTREGKPQPGTTEILAALRRALALAPNHPLALHLTIHAYEGSPHPERAKAAADRLRRLVPDAGHLIHMPAHIYARIGDWGGAAEANERAMEADGRYRARQPEIGFYGLYMVHNADFLAYTALMEGRKEVALAQTQAVVTTFPLDWVVANATFAEAFATRHWEALKRFGLWDELLAEPAPDARLPLATASWHALRGTAFAATGRSEEALKAQAAFEAALPAVPEGHLWGSNNARSVMQVSRAFLAGEIAFGQGRLDEAIQRLQEAVRLEDALKYDEPPACVVPARHALGAVLLSAGRAKEAEAVYRADLRAYPANYWSILGLQKALAAQGRKPEAAAAEKELQRAQARAQVRAETSCLCVKGKG; encoded by the coding sequence ATGGGTATCCCGCTTCTTCCGGCCTTCCTCGTCTGCACCCTGGCCTTGGCCACCGTGCCGGAATCCGGGGCAGCTCCCACCTCCTGGCGACCCTACGACCTGGGACAACATCAGCGCCGCGTCGCCACTCGGGTCCCCGGAGCCCAGGCGGCTTTCGACCAGGGGCTGGTCTGGGCCTATGCGTTCAACCACGAGGCCGCCGTCCGGGCCTTCCAGGAGGCGTTGCGCCTGGATCCCGGCTGCGCCATGGCCTGGTGGGGATTGGCGCTGGTGAACGGTCCCCACATCAACAATCCCACCATGGATGAAGCCCAGGCGAAGGCGGCCTGGGAGGCCCTTAGCCAGGCCCAAAAGCGGGCCGACGGGGCGCCACCCGTGGAACGAGCCCTCATCGAGGCCCTCGGGGCCCGCTATGCCCTGCCGAACCCCGCGGACCGCAGCGCCCTGGACGCGGCCTACGCCCAGGCCATGGGTCGGGTGGCGGCCCGCTTTCCCAAGGATGCCGATGTGGCGGCCCTCCATGCGGAAGCCCTCATGGACACCCGGCCCTGGGACCAGTGGACCCGGGAGGGCAAACCCCAGCCCGGCACCACGGAGATCCTGGCCGCCCTCCGACGGGCCCTGGCTCTGGCCCCGAACCATCCCCTGGCCCTCCACCTCACCATCCACGCCTACGAAGGCTCGCCTCATCCTGAGCGCGCCAAGGCCGCCGCCGACCGCCTGCGCCGGCTGGTGCCCGACGCGGGGCACCTGATCCACATGCCCGCCCACATCTACGCCCGGATCGGCGACTGGGGCGGGGCCGCCGAGGCCAACGAGCGGGCCATGGAGGCCGACGGCCGCTACCGGGCCCGCCAGCCGGAGATCGGCTTCTACGGGCTCTACATGGTGCACAACGCGGACTTCCTGGCCTACACGGCCCTCATGGAAGGCCGCAAGGAGGTGGCCCTGGCTCAGACCCAGGCCGTGGTGACAACCTTCCCCCTGGACTGGGTGGTGGCCAACGCCACCTTCGCCGAAGCTTTCGCCACTCGGCACTGGGAGGCCCTGAAGCGGTTCGGCCTCTGGGACGAGCTGCTGGCGGAGCCCGCGCCGGACGCCCGGTTGCCCCTGGCCACGGCCAGCTGGCACGCCTTGCGGGGCACGGCCTTCGCCGCCACGGGGCGGAGCGAGGAGGCCCTGAAGGCGCAGGCGGCTTTTGAAGCGGCCCTCCCCGCGGTCCCTGAGGGCCACCTTTGGGGTTCCAACAACGCTCGCTCGGTGATGCAGGTGTCCCGAGCCTTCCTGGCCGGTGAAATAGCCTTCGGCCAGGGCCGGTTGGATGAGGCGATCCAGCGCCTGCAGGAGGCCGTGCGCCTGGAGGACGCCCTCAAGTACGACGAGCCCCCCGCCTGTGTCGTTCCCGCCCGCCATGCCCTGGGGGCCGTACTCCTGTCCGCCGGTCGGGCCAAGGAGGCCGAAGCCGTCTACCGCGCGGATCTCCGGGCCTACCCCGCCAACTACTGGTCCATCCTGGGCCTCCAGAAGGCGCTGGCTGCCCAGGGACGCAAGCCCGAGGCAGCGGCCGCGGAGAAGGAACTCCAGCGCGCGCAGGCCCGGGCCCAGGTGAGGGCCGAAACCTCGTGCCTGTGCGTCAAGGGGAAAGGGTAG
- a CDS encoding cysteine desulfurase family protein, protein MPRLYFDANASAPPHPEAVEAVRRAMAEDWANPTSTHREGQRARHRLEEARREIAASLGVAPGELVFCASATEALHLLIRGLQPALGDRPAAVFPGEHSACLNPLRDWSRVSWLPELPADCAAVVQMAANNETGILYGMPPVLDAVRIKDGCQAWGKVAVDLSDCDAAVFSGHKMGGPRGAALLWMRPGLPWEALMEGPQERRRRGGTEDLPAILGLAAATRHLTERQSANAELASLRDAFETEITSWNRDIEVIGGGSPRLPNTTCALFRGRNGEALHASLDLAGFAVSTGSACHSGAVKPSHAITTLGYSLDDARSVLRFSMLPDAQPGEVEALVAAIKRLT, encoded by the coding sequence ATGCCCAGGCTCTACTTCGACGCCAACGCCAGCGCGCCGCCCCACCCGGAGGCGGTGGAGGCCGTGCGGCGGGCCATGGCTGAGGACTGGGCCAACCCCACCAGCACCCACCGGGAAGGGCAGCGGGCCCGGCATCGCCTCGAGGAGGCCCGGCGGGAGATCGCGGCCTCCCTGGGCGTGGCGCCGGGGGAGCTGGTTTTCTGCGCCAGCGCCACGGAAGCCCTGCACCTGCTCATCCGGGGACTGCAGCCCGCCCTGGGGGACCGGCCCGCGGCGGTGTTCCCGGGGGAGCACAGCGCCTGCCTGAATCCCCTGCGGGACTGGTCGCGGGTGAGCTGGCTGCCGGAGCTGCCCGCGGATTGCGCTGCCGTGGTGCAGATGGCCGCCAACAACGAGACTGGGATCCTCTACGGGATGCCGCCCGTGCTGGATGCGGTTCGCATCAAGGACGGCTGCCAGGCCTGGGGGAAGGTGGCCGTGGATCTGTCGGACTGCGACGCGGCGGTGTTCAGCGGCCACAAGATGGGGGGCCCCCGCGGCGCGGCCCTGCTGTGGATGCGGCCGGGCCTGCCCTGGGAGGCCCTGATGGAGGGCCCCCAGGAGCGCCGCCGCAGGGGGGGCACGGAGGACCTTCCCGCCATCCTGGGGCTGGCGGCCGCCACGCGGCACTTGACGGAGCGTCAAAGCGCGAACGCGGAGCTGGCGTCGCTGCGGGATGCCTTCGAGACGGAAATCACATCCTGGAACCGGGACATCGAGGTCATCGGCGGGGGCTCCCCACGCCTGCCAAATACAACCTGCGCCTTGTTCCGGGGCCGGAACGGGGAGGCCCTGCATGCCTCCCTGGACCTGGCGGGGTTCGCCGTCAGCACCGGGAGCGCCTGCCACAGCGGGGCGGTGAAGCCCAGTCATGCAATCACGACCTTGGGGTATAGTTTGGACGACGCGCGATCGGTGCTTCGCTTTTCGATGCTCCCGGACGCGCAGCCCGGCGAGGTGGAAGCCCTGGTGGCGGCCATCAAGCGGTTGACATGA